A window of Komagataella phaffii GS115 chromosome 1, complete sequence contains these coding sequences:
- a CDS encoding Non-ATPase regulatory subunit of the 26S proteasome, producing the protein MDNDVSTILTTLRLEADEESSPVFYTLEDLYERKLWYQLTTTLDEEFYQSNNIIHGLKLRLFDRFITKFWDKLNRLKLVEFLLLSLSDDQDLTDDEALEILSSWKAKIKDAFTKESRRSGTSEDEEGVSNLEYVQSLIYIDSEIAKLKLGFEDQKEDAKTMIDEISEKLESLNSVDNKINASYYNTLGEYYKINRDYNNFYYTSLLYLACVDEDFKKEKIPSSVQEAFCFDLAVSALLGDKIYNFGELIMHEHLFEVFNSHKNLKWLYGLVQTISEGDLKAFESLIETNKGYITEQCPVLLENINFLQQKICIMALIELVFSRPSNETMLPFSEIISNISLLTTDDEVEYLVMKCLSLKLIKGSIDQVNSQVNVTWIQPRIMSKSQISKLQQKLKDWNVKIGELTTILDNAGKEIWV; encoded by the coding sequence ATGGATAACGACGTATCGACAATTCTTACCACCTTGCGACTGGAAGCTGATGAGGAGTCAAGCCCAGTGTTTTATACCTTGGAAGACTTGTACGAGAGAAAACTTTGGTATCAATTGACCACCACTTTGGATGAGGAGTTTTACCAAAGTAATAACATCATTCATGGTCTCAAATTGAGATTGTTCGACAGATTCATCACCAAGTTTTGGGACAAACTAAATCGATTGAAGCTGGTGGAGTTTCTACTACTGAGTTTGTCGGATGACCAGGACTTAACTGATGATGAAGCCCTAGAGATCTTGTCCTCATGGAAGGCAAAGATCAAGGATGCATTTACAAAAGAAAGCCGAAGGTCTGGTACATCAGAGGACGAGGAGGGCGTCTCAAATCTAGAGTACGTTCAATCGTTGATCTATATAGACAGCGAAATTGCCAAACTCAAACTTGGCTTTGAAGATCAGAAAGAGGATGCCAAAACCATGATAGATGAAATATCTGAGAAGTTAGAAAGTCTAAACTCAGTTGACAACAAGATTAATGCCTCCTATTATAATACCTTGGGTGAATACTACAAAATCAACAGGGACTACAACAATTTCTATTATACCTCCTTACTGTATTTGGCATGTGTGGatgaagatttcaagaaagaaaaaattccAAGCAGTGTCCAAGAGGCATTTTGCTTTGACTTAGCTGTGAGCGCATTATTGGGTGACAAGATTTACAACTTTGGTGAGCTCATCATGCATGAACATCTGTTTGAGGTGTTCAACAGTCATAAGAACCTCAAATGGCTCTATGGTTTGGTTCAAACGATAAGCGAGGGAGACTTGAAAGCATTTGAGAGTCTGATTGAGACCAATAAAGGCTACATTACAGAGCAGTGTCCAGTTTTGCTTGAAAATATAAACTTTCTTCAGCAGAAAATCTGCATAATGGCCCTAATTGAATTGGTATTCTCAAGACCTTCTAACGAAACAATGCTTCCATTTTCAGAGATCATCAGCAATATTTCACTTCTTACTACAGATGATGAAGTGGAATACCTTGTCATGAAATGCCTATCTCTAAAGCTAATTAAAGGCTCGATTGATCAGGTCAACAGTCAAGTGAACGTCACCTGGATACAGCCGCGTATCATGAGCAAGTCTCAAATCTCCAAGCTCcaacaaaaattgaaggatTGGAATGTTAAGATCGGAGAGCTGACCACCATTTTAGATAATGCTGGAAAAGAGATTTGGGTATAG
- a CDS encoding Mitochondrial inner membrane transporter, transports oxaloacetate, sulfate, and thiosulfate, whose protein sequence is MSARPHKKSASQEVSVIGGFFGGGIAACGAVTITNPIEVVKTRMQLQGELSAKNAHVPRPYKNPIQGVLVVYRNEGIKGCQRGLVSAWIYQLGLNGCRLGLYEPIRNTLNRLMYPSRDPHTVQNTAINVISGAVSGAAGATVGSPLFLVKTRMQSYSNSIQIGQQTHYRGVWNGLSTIYRQSGFMGLFQGVDAAIIRTAAGSSVQLPIYNFAKHELLKNQIMEEGTGLHLTSSLFAGIGVSVVMNPWDVILTRIYNQKTKLYSGPLDCLIKIVKVEGIMALYKGFEAQILRVAPHTILCLVFMEQTMKLVKGVEMTLFSAF, encoded by the coding sequence ATGAGTGCAAGACCCCACAAGAAATCCGCCTCGCAGGAGGTAAGTGTTATTGGTGGTTTCTTTGGGGGAGGTATTGCTGCTTGTGGTGCAGTTACAATAACCAACCCAATTGAAGTTGTCAAAACTAGAATGCAGCTTCAAGGAGAGCTATCAGCAAAAAATGCACATGTTCCAAGGCCTTACAAGAACCCAATTCAAGGTGTTCTGGTGGTGTATAGAAATGAAGGAATAAAAGGATGCCAGAGAGGGCTGGTTTCTGCATGGATTTACCAATTGGGATTGAATGGATGTCGTTTAGGATTGTATGAACCTATTCGGAATACTTTGAACCGATTAATGTATCCATCAAGAGACCCCCATACAGTTCAAAACACAGCAATTAATGTAATATCTGGTGCTGTTTCTGGTGCTGCTGGTGCCACTGTTGGTTCTCCGCTATTTCTGGTTAAGACTCGAATGCAATCTTACTCGAATTCGATACAAATTGGCCAACAAACGCACTATCGTGGTGTATGGAATGGTTTGAGTACTATTTATCGTCAGAGTGGATTCATGGGGCTTTTTCAGGGTGTAGATGCAGCAATCATAAGGACAGCTGCCGGATCTTCGGTACAACTTCCAATTTATAACTTTGCCAAACACgaacttttgaagaatcaaataATGGAAGAGGGTACAGGATTGCACCTTACTTCTTCCCTTTTTGCAGGAATTGGAGTATCCGTTGTTATGAACCCCTGGGATGTGATCTTGACAAGGATTTACAACCAAAAGACAAAGCTTTATTCAGGACCATTGGACTGTTTAATCAAGATAGTCAAAGTGGAAGGAATTATGGCTCTTTACAAAGGATTTGAAGCCCAAATACTCAGGGTGGCACCTCATACAATCTTGTGTTTGGTGTTCATGGAACAGACTATGAAACTGGTTAAAGGGGTAGAAATGACTTTATTCTCTGCGTTTTAG
- a CDS encoding RNA-binding protein that carries poly(A)+ mRNA from the nucleus into the cytoplasm, giving the protein MSDLSTSQLFVRPLPGDVRPEELQDLFGKFGPIKEVKIMRGYAFVEYEEGADASAALENLNNTPFGDQDLQIEFAKEKPSYAKRGENRVKVTNIPESIAWQDLKDFIAKEIDILPTFARLNRHDEPPTATLEFNNREELEAAVEKINGIVLEEHTLTAEEDTSPFIPMPGRGGFRGGPRGGRGGFRGGRGGFRDDYRGGFRDDYRDEFRGGRGGFRDDFRGGFRGGRGGYPPRDDFRGGFRGGRGGFRDEPRGGFRGGRGGYPARESFRDEFRPPPRDDYRDEYRAPRDDYGPPPPRDDYRDGYRDDYRRDAPPPPRDYPPRDRSPSRA; this is encoded by the coding sequence ATGTCTGATTTATCCACATCACAGTTGTTTGTAAGACCATTACCTGGTGATGTTAGGCCAGAAGAGCTGCAAGATCTCTTCGGAAAGTTTGGCCCCATAAAGGAAGTCAAAATCATGCGTGGTTACGCGTTTGTGGAATATGAAGAAGGAGCTGATGCTTCCGCTGCTTTGGAAAACCTAAACAACACTCCATTTGGGGATCAAGATCTCCAGATCGAGTTCGCCAAGGAGAAGCCAAGTTATGCTAAGCGTGGTGAAAACAGGGTAAAAGTAACGAATATTCCAGAATCCATCGCATGGCAAGACCTGAAAGATTTTATTgcaaaagagattgatatCCTTCCTACCTTTGCCCGTCTGAACAGACACGACGAGCCACCTACTGCGACCTTagaattcaacaacagggaagagttggaagctgctgttgaaaagattaatgGTATTGTTTTGGAGGAACACACTTTAACTGCTGAAGAAGACACTTCCCCTTTTATTCCAATGCCTGGTAGAGGTGGTTTCCGTGGAGGTCCTAGAGGTGGTCGTGGTGGCTTCAGAGGCGGACGTGGTGGCTTCAGAGACGACTACAGAGGTGGATTCAGAGATGACTACAGGGACGAATTCAGAGGTGGTCGTGGAGGCTTCAGAGATGATTTCCGTGGTGGATTCCGTGGTGGTCGTGGCGGTTACCCTCCAAGGGATGATTTCCGCGGTGGATTCCGTGGTGGTCGTGGTGGTTTCAGAGACGAACCAAGAGGCGGCTTTAGAGGTGGTCGTGGTGGCTATCCTGCAAGAGAAAGTTTCAGGGATGAGTTCCGTCCTCCTCCTAGAGATGACTACAGAGATGAATATAGAGCTCCTAGAGATGATTATGGTCCACCTCCTCCAAGGGATGATTACAGAGATGGTTACAGAGATGATTATAGAAGAGATgctcctcctcctccaagAGATTACCCACCAAGAGACAGATCTCCATCCAGagcttga
- a CDS encoding Kinesin-related motor protein involved in mitotic spindle positioning: protein MTDSSSGLARIKVFTRVRPLIGREIENGNNSCIVEMPDQHTTVWTSRHSTQESKRFQFHRSLWSFEESDPHYVSQDALYQLIGQDMLNNCLNGYNSCIFAYGQTGSGKTYTMMGNKLDGLVPSLGRELFILKQSMLEKQNALLHLKISFCEIYNEVVYDLLSNDNVKLRVRETKNHTPYVENLQEFPLKDFEELMSYLKRGSMKRKTASTIANKTSSRSHSIFTIILQQERYLDENLTKHEKLESHLRLVDLAGSERTNVHNEARFKEGSHINKSLTTLGRILTILSNSSSRRGTKGIPYRESVLTWLLKESIGGNSQTAMISCLSPTEHEETLSTLRYSETASKITNVVTQNKSKVELEGDLQQLVSKQEEENMKLLQFIEKLQKGDSGLSTKKYQVLRNRIKYEQKYIDSLMYKTNLTKKLYFERMSAMEEYSNELLKLIEVHNKDIIRKNRKIHEIFEQGDETKLEQVPINEKEVWDPQVSSMIEKYLDEDVYAL, encoded by the coding sequence ATGACAGATAGTTCGTCAGGTCTAGCCAGAATAAAAGTTTTTACACGAGTAAGGCCTTTGATTGGCAGGGAGATTGAAAATGGTAATAATAGTTGCATAGTTGAAATGCCGGATCAGCATACGACGGTCTGGACATCACGACATTCGACCCAGGAATCGAAGAGATTCCAATTTCACAGATCACTCTGgtcatttgaagaaagtgatcCTCACTACGTAAGTCAGGATGCCTTATATCAGTTGATTGGACAGGACATGTTAAACAATTGCCTGAATGGTTACAACAGCTGCATTTTTGCCTACGGTCAGACAGGCTCTGGTAAAACCTACACAATGATGGGGAATAAGTTGGATGGGCTGGTCCCTTCTCTTGGACGAGAATTGTTCATTTTAAAACAAAGTATGCTGGAAAAACAGAATGCCCTGTTGCATCTGAAGATCTCTTTTTGTGAAATCTACAATGAGGTTGTCTACGACCTTTTATCGAATGACAATGTCAAACTCAGAGTAAGGGAAACCAAAAATCACACTCCCTACGTTGAAAATTTGCAGGAATTCCCCCTGaaagactttgaagagttgatgAGTTATCTTAAACGAGGTAgtatgaaaagaaagactGCAAGTACAATAGCCAACAAAACATCCTCTAGATCCCACTCTATCTTTACAATCATCTTGCAGCAGGAACGATATTTAGATGAAAATCTAACCAAACACGAAAAATTGGAGTCGCATTTGCGATTAGTTGATCTAGCCGGAAGTGAAAGAACTAATGTGCACAACGAAGCACGTTTCAAAGAGGGAAGTCATATCAACAAGTCGCTGACTACTCTGGGAAGAATCCTCACCATATTATCAAATTCCTCTAGTAGAAGAGGCACCAAAGGAATTCCCTATAGAGAAAGTGTTCTAACCTGgcttttgaaagagagcATCGGTGGTAACAGTCAAACAGCCATGATATCGTGTCTTTCCCCCACCGAACATGAAGAGACATTGTCGACTTTGAGATACTCAGAAACAGCATCTAAGATCACAAATGTGGTAACTCAAAAtaaatcaaaagttgaGCTAGAAGGTGACCTTCAACAACTGGTAAGCaagcaagaagaagaaaatatgaAACTCCTTCAGTTTATTGAGAAGCTCCAGAAGGGGGATTCCGGTCTCAGCACCAAGAAATATCAAGTTTTACGTAACCGCATCAAGTATGAGCAAAAGTACATTGACTCACTAATGTACAAGACTAACCTGACCAAAAAACTGTATTTTGAGAGGATGTCTGCAATGGAAGAGTACTCAAATGAGTTACTAAAGCTGATAGAAGTTCACAACAAAGATATAATACGAAAGAACAGAAAGATCCATGAGATATTTGAACAAGGTGATGAAACGAAGCTGGAGCAAGTTCCTATCAACGAAAAGGAAGTTTGGGATCCTCAGGTCAGTTCAATGATAGAAAAGTATTTGGATGAAGATGTATATGCTCTATAG
- a CDS encoding Protein involved in ER-associated protein degradation codes for MLTPEQEEKLAQFQEVTSFEDEQTDKIVRLLEHTSWNLDLAISRFFDGNIDVPEPIPIEPPHTVEPDFDFTSFSSENVLLSDIMPKFPKAVPISDTWKFHGGLISDQIPQSTQVRKPFKTVIFVFMLLPRAFFLLGTGIANLLNWIFPGFLKALEGIKNPDEIPSEPKYQYIKQEEGDGSKEASYLEDTQPPAKFEDYFQSVIGEPSDLNIFSGEFNQALEYAKTELKWLLIILVKSGTVSTTKFLKRVLNSPEFCRFIDENDIVLWLGDVNYAEAFEVGKTYGVHTLPHISLAAKVSALSNTIPLMSIVHKSHHTHIQSSTPERICNRLKTFIDHYEPQLVSQRYDKQEQDFARLIRQQQDEAYEASLQKDRERERIKVELIQQELAKELFLKSNCLKIEDHPSLIKDSYTTIQFRNHQGMRVIQNFSQSSTLFDVYAFVDSKIHLREESEKKGITQEELLAEFKRDISQLSEIDLSNYDHYFEFELISPLPRYKLTPSKDICLKDVKELWPNGSVLIESLGDNSDSD; via the coding sequence ATGCTAACTCcagaacaagaagaaaagctGGCACAATTTCAGGAAGTAActtcatttgaagatgaacagACAGATAAAATCGTCCGACTTTTGGAACACACGTCGTGGAACTTAGATCTCGCCatttcaagattttttgaTGGCAATATTGATGTTCCAGAACCGATTCCAATTGAACCCCCTCATACAGTGGAGCCAGATTTTGACTTTACCTCTTTCTCATCAGAAAATGTTCTTTTGTCCGATATCATGCCGAAATTCCCCAAAGCAGTGCCGATTTCTGATACTTGGAAATTTCATGGAGGCCTTATCTCAGATCAGATTCCCCAAAGTACTCAGGTGCGTAAACCGTTCAAAACTGTcatctttgttttcatGCTATTACCACGAGCATTTTTCTTATTGGGAACAGGCATTGCTAATTTACTTAACTGGATATTTCCCGGGTTTTTGAAGGCTCTTGAAGGTATTAAGAATCCAGATGAAATACCGTCTGAGCCAAAGTATCAGTATATAAAACAAGAGGAAGGAGATGGTTCCAAAGAAGCCTCTTATTTGGAGGATACGCAGCCACCAGCCAAGTTTGAGGACTATTTTCAATCTGTGATTGGTGAACCTAGCgatttgaatattttctcCGGTGAGTTCAATCAGGCACTTGAATATGCCAAGACTGAACTGAAGTGGCTTCTTATAATTCTTGTCAAGTCTGGCACAGTATCCACCACAAAATTTTTAAAAAGAGTGCTGAATAGCCCTGAATTTTGTCGTTTTATCGATGAGAATGACATCGTGTTGTGGCTTGGAGATGTTAATTATGCTGAAGCGTTTGAAGTGGGAAAGACATATGGAGTGCACACTCTACCACACATTTCCCTTGCAGCCAAGGTCTCAGCCCTGAGTAACACTATACCTTTGATGTCCATTGTTCACAAGTCACATCACACCCATATTCAAAGCAGTACTCCGGAGAGAATCTGCAATCGACTAAAGACTTTCATTGATCATTATGAGCCTCAATTGGTCAGCCAGAGATATGATAAGCAGGAGCAAGATTTTGCAAGGCTTATCCGACAGCAACAAGACGAAGCCTACGAAGCTTCCTTACAGAAAGATAGAGAACGGGAGCGTATAAAAGTGGAGTTGATCCAGCAAGAGTTGGCCAAAGAATTGTTTTTAAAGTCCAACTGTCTCAAAATAGAGGATCACCCTTCTCTTATCAAAGATAGTTATACTACTATCCAGTTTCGTAATCATCAAGGGATGCGAGTaattcaaaatttttcacAAAGTAGCACCTTGTTTGACGTCTACGCATTTGTTGATAGTAAGATACATTTGCgagaagaatcagagaagaaaggaatAACCCAAGAAGAACTGCTTGCTGAGTTTAAAAGAGATATTTCACAGCTTTCGGAGATTGACTTGTCCAATTACGATCATTATTTTGAATTCGAGTTGATTTCACCATTGCCTCGTTATAAGCTGACACCTAGTAAGGACATATGCTTGAAAGACGTCAAAGAACTATGGCCTAATGGAAGCGTTTTGATAGAGAGTTTAGGTGACAATTCAGATTCTGACTGA
- a CDS encoding Co-chaperone for Hsp40p, anchored in the ER membrane, which produces MSEKEYTKDQEELVVKLLRIDRTDYYKILFVEKNATDVEIKKSYRKLAIKLHPDKNKHPNSAEAFKKIAKAFEVLSDEGKRRIYDQTGQDPDSRGGGGGGAAPTANGFPAGFGSGQFRGAQMPQGFEDDIFRMFFGNGMGRAGGPQPRVFTFGGNGFFPFEEVPRRRPRAQQQQQQQRQQQPFFEQIKQLLPILLVFVLPMLSNLLTQRDSTSYPNFKMQRKDPYTVQRATPNFHIPFYITKDSYKSLKEGHKLSKFDKFVENYHISSLRDSCEREQNHKNRLIDESRGFFFTNYEQLEQAEKFPLPHCDRLHEMGLL; this is translated from the coding sequence ATGagtgaaaaagaatatACCAAGGACCAAGAGGAACTAGTCGTCAAGCTTCTTCGTATAGATCGTACAGATTACTATAAAATATTGTTCGTGGAAAAAAATGCCACGGATGTTGAGATCAAAAAATCGTATAGAAAACTTGCCATCAAACTTCACCCCGATAAGAATAAACATCCAAACTCTGCCGAAgctttcaagaagattgcAAAAGCTTTTGAAGTACTGAGTGACGAGGGTAAGAGAAGGATATATGACCAGACCGGTCAAGATCCCGACTCAAGAGGAGGTGGTGGTGGAGGTGCGGCTCCCACAGCCAATGGATTTCCCGCCGGTTTTGGTTCCGGCCAATTTAGAGGAGCCCAAATGCCTCAAGGTTTCGAAGATGACATATTCAGGATGTTCTTTGGAAATGGGATGGGTAGAGCTGGTGGGCCGCAACCTAGAGTTTTCACGTTTGGTGGAAACGGGTTTTTCccctttgaagaagttccaAGAAGGCGACCAAGAgctcaacaacagcagcaacagcaaagacaacaacagccgttctttgaacaaatcAAACAGTTACTCCCCATTCTGCTGGTGTTTGTGCTCCCCATGCTATCCAATCTGCTCACCCAACGTGATTCCACCTCGTAtccaaatttcaaaatgcAAAGGAAAGACCCATATACAGTACAAAGAGCTACTCCAAACTTCCACATCCCTTTTTATATCACCAAAGACTCTTATAAATCTTTAAAGGAGGGTCACAAACTCAGCAAGTTTGACAAGTTTGTGGAAAACTACCATATCAGCTCTCTTAGAGACTCTTGTGAGCGGGAGCAGAATCACAAGAACAGACTTATTGATGAGAGCAGAGGCTTTTTCTTCACAAATTACgaacaattggaacaagctgaaaaatttccttTGCCTCACTGTGATCGACTCCACGAAATGGGATTACTATAA